One genomic window of Syntrophus gentianae includes the following:
- a CDS encoding HD-GYP domain-containing protein: protein MSAAEFEEIRKHPVYGKRVIDAAQAKLGDISFLKFAGEMVLYHHEQWDGNGYPTGLKGEEIPLSGRIMAIADVYDALISDRPYKKGFPHEKAVEIILAGRGSQFDPQLVDAFGEIHATFKAIAEQFADAGIHESLRSKIWIG, encoded by the coding sequence CTGAGCGCCGCAGAGTTCGAAGAGATCAGGAAGCATCCGGTCTATGGCAAAAGAGTCATCGACGCCGCACAGGCCAAGCTTGGAGATATCTCCTTCTTGAAGTTTGCCGGAGAAATGGTTTTATATCATCATGAACAATGGGATGGAAACGGATATCCCACTGGACTCAAAGGGGAAGAAATTCCTCTATCGGGAAGAATCATGGCGATCGCCGATGTCTATGATGCTCTCATATCGGACCGTCCCTATAAAAAAGGCTTTCCTCATGAAAAGGCTGTAGAAATCATTTTGGCAGGACGCGGTTCTCAATTCGATCCACAGCTCGTCGATGCTTTTGGGGAAATTCACGCAACATTCAAAGCCATTGCCGAGCAATTTGCTGATGCCGGCATTCATGAATCCCTTCGTTCGAAAATCTGGATAGGATGA
- a CDS encoding amidohydrolase family protein, giving the protein MKIDFHTHIYPDRVAAKTVAAVRQRAGVEAYTDGTLEGLKRSMAAAGIDLSVVAAVATRPEQVSSIQKWMTSIRQPGIETLATLHPAAPQNSDQIEMLKRAGFRGFKLHPDYQDFFVDESRMYPIYETVAAEGMFILFHAGVDRGLPHPVHATPKRLAAVHEDIPELCMIVAHLGGEEAYEEAAEHLLGRDLYMDTSFVLRKMPRKFLERFLKEHPSDRLLFASDSPWTDQGEELQFLLQLPFLTESDKGKISCSNAARLLGLETSSSC; this is encoded by the coding sequence ATGAAGATTGATTTTCACACCCACATTTATCCCGACCGTGTGGCCGCCAAGACGGTTGCCGCGGTCCGTCAACGGGCGGGAGTCGAAGCTTATACGGATGGCACCCTGGAAGGGCTGAAAAGGTCGATGGCGGCTGCCGGGATCGACCTTTCCGTCGTGGCGGCGGTTGCCACAAGGCCGGAACAGGTCTCATCCATTCAAAAGTGGATGACTTCCATCCGGCAACCGGGAATTGAAACGCTGGCCACTCTGCACCCCGCCGCTCCCCAGAATTCCGATCAGATCGAAATGCTGAAACGCGCAGGGTTCCGGGGGTTTAAACTTCATCCGGATTATCAGGATTTCTTTGTGGATGAATCCCGCATGTATCCTATTTACGAGACGGTCGCGGCAGAAGGGATGTTTATCCTCTTTCATGCCGGGGTGGATCGGGGACTTCCCCATCCGGTTCACGCAACGCCGAAGCGACTGGCCGCAGTCCATGAGGATATTCCGGAACTCTGCATGATTGTTGCCCACCTGGGAGGTGAAGAGGCTTACGAAGAAGCAGCGGAACATCTGCTGGGGCGTGATCTCTATATGGATACGTCCTTTGTACTGCGCAAGATGCCTCGGAAGTTCCTGGAGCGTTTTCTCAAGGAGCATCCGTCAGACCGGTTGCTTTTCGCATCGGACAGTCCCTGGACGGATCAGGGGGAAGAACTTCAATTTCTTCTGCAGCTGCCCTTTCTGACGGAGAGCGACAAGGGAAAAATCAGCTGTTCCAATGCAGCGCGGTTGCTGGGTTTGGAAACAAGCTCAAGTTGCTGA
- a CDS encoding baeRF3 domain-containing protein, with product MNALSKEELTTLMQRRNDWCVSMFMPTFRTGVESQQNSIRLRNIVRQAEDGLANSGLRTQEVKELLEPVQELVNNILFWRNQSDGLALFVSKDEFHYFCLPFSFDELLVITDRFHMKPLLPLLHGDERFYVLALSQNKTILYEGTSQAIKEMSVDTLPNSLAEALQTDNPERQVKFRSGKGVGQGGMMSGHGADIEDVKGNLLQYFQRIDKGLHDLLKEGNIPLILAGVEYQFPIYREANSYPFLMEEGIAGNPKGASPEQLHRDAWAIVKPYLQKAENEALSQYNQSLGTGLTSDVVQEIIPAAYHGRVGILFVAPGYQYWGIYNPGDDTVLLDEKQEPGNEDLADFAAIQTFMNGGTVFVVAPDLLPGGARMAALFRY from the coding sequence ATGAATGCATTGTCTAAAGAAGAATTGACAACATTAATGCAGAGGCGGAATGATTGGTGTGTATCCATGTTTATGCCGACTTTCCGGACCGGTGTGGAAAGCCAGCAGAACTCGATTCGTTTGCGCAACATCGTTCGTCAGGCGGAAGATGGATTGGCGAATTCGGGTTTGCGCACACAGGAGGTCAAGGAACTTCTCGAACCGGTCCAGGAACTGGTAAACAACATCCTGTTCTGGCGCAACCAGAGCGATGGGTTGGCCCTCTTTGTGTCCAAGGACGAATTCCATTATTTCTGTCTGCCTTTTTCTTTTGACGAACTTCTTGTCATCACAGACCGATTTCATATGAAGCCGCTTCTTCCACTTTTGCATGGGGACGAACGATTTTATGTCCTTGCGTTAAGCCAGAACAAGACCATCCTTTATGAAGGCACCTCCCAGGCCATCAAAGAAATGAGCGTGGATACTCTGCCGAACAGCCTTGCCGAAGCCCTGCAGACGGATAATCCGGAGCGGCAGGTTAAATTCCGGTCGGGAAAGGGCGTCGGACAAGGCGGAATGATGTCCGGTCACGGCGCCGACATCGAAGATGTCAAGGGGAATCTTCTGCAGTACTTCCAGCGCATTGACAAGGGGCTGCACGATCTCCTCAAAGAGGGCAACATACCCCTGATTCTCGCGGGTGTGGAATATCAGTTTCCGATTTACCGGGAAGCGAACAGCTATCCCTTTCTTATGGAAGAGGGCATTGCCGGCAATCCCAAGGGGGCAAGTCCGGAACAGCTCCACCGTGATGCCTGGGCCATCGTGAAGCCTTATTTGCAGAAGGCTGAAAACGAGGCGCTCTCACAGTATAACCAATCCCTGGGAACAGGGCTTACATCGGATGTTGTCCAGGAGATCATTCCTGCCGCTTATCATGGGCGGGTGGGGATACTCTTTGTTGCTCCGGGATATCAGTACTGGGGAATTTATAATCCGGGAGATGATACGGTCCTGCTGGATGAGAAGCAGGAACCGGGGAATGAGGATCTTGCGGACTTTGCTGCCATTCAAACGTTTATGAATGGGGGAACCGTCTTCGTTGTGGCGCCGGACCTCCTGCCCGGCGGGGCGCGCATGGCGGCCTTGTTCCGCTATTAG
- a CDS encoding 3'-5' exoribonuclease YhaM family protein has protein sequence MKVKNVYIKDIQSGEKVTDSFLVTEKNLAFSQKGSPYLNLRLKDRTGQVDGKIWDNAQEWDRQFRKGDVVQVNARAVSFKNALQLSIHSLTVLDDSDVLLNDYLPTARGNIEAMFGDLQSFIDRIETPPLKKLLKAFFDDRETAERFKRAPAAKGFHHIYLGGLLEHTHSVTRLLDQIASHYPGVNRDLLLTGGILHDIGKIREFSYDRLVEYSDEGRLIGHIIIGVEMVDQKIAGIPDFPESLAMELRHLILSHHGILEYGSPKRPKTLEALMVHYVDDLDAKVNAFQEYLNDFRNEETGWTTFHRFLERYLYRGRLQEGTADEPLIPGEL, from the coding sequence TTGAAAGTAAAAAACGTTTATATCAAGGATATTCAATCAGGAGAGAAGGTTACGGACTCTTTTCTTGTCACGGAGAAGAACCTGGCCTTTTCCCAGAAGGGTTCCCCCTATCTCAACTTACGCCTGAAAGACAGGACGGGGCAGGTCGATGGAAAGATCTGGGACAACGCCCAGGAATGGGACCGGCAGTTCCGGAAGGGGGATGTCGTTCAGGTCAACGCCCGGGCGGTGAGTTTCAAAAACGCCCTTCAGCTCTCCATCCACTCCCTGACGGTCCTTGATGATTCCGACGTTCTTCTCAATGATTACCTGCCCACCGCCCGGGGAAACATCGAAGCCATGTTCGGCGACCTGCAATCCTTCATCGACCGGATCGAAACCCCGCCGCTGAAGAAGCTGCTGAAAGCCTTCTTTGACGACCGGGAAACCGCGGAGCGTTTCAAACGGGCGCCGGCGGCCAAAGGATTCCATCACATTTATCTGGGTGGTCTGCTGGAGCATACCCATTCCGTCACCCGGCTATTGGACCAGATCGCCTCGCATTATCCGGGGGTGAACAGGGATCTGCTGCTGACGGGTGGCATTCTCCACGATATCGGCAAGATCAGGGAATTTTCCTATGACCGCCTGGTTGAGTACAGCGATGAGGGGCGACTCATCGGTCATATCATCATCGGCGTGGAAATGGTTGATCAGAAAATTGCCGGCATTCCCGATTTTCCCGAATCTCTCGCCATGGAACTCCGTCACCTGATTCTCAGTCACCACGGCATCCTGGAATACGGTTCCCCCAAGCGCCCGAAGACCCTGGAAGCCCTGATGGTCCATTACGTGGACGACCTGGATGCCAAAGTCAACGCCTTTCAGGAATATCTTAATGATTTCCGGAATGAAGAAACCGGATGGACGACTTTCCACCGGTTTCTGGAACGGTATCTCTATCGGGGAAGGTTGCAGGAAGGAACAGCGGACGAGCCTCTGATACCGGGAGAATTGTAG
- the selB gene encoding selenocysteine-specific translation elongation factor, with amino-acid sequence MKHIVLGTAGHVDHGKTALIKALTGVDTDRLKEEKERGITIELGFASLRLSSGRVCGVVDVPGHERFVKNMVAGAAGIDMVLMVIAADEGVMPQTREHLQICSLLNIRKGLVALTKIDLVDRDWLELIQEDLADFLKGSFLEGAPVIPVSAQTGEGLPDLLAALERVAAGIEEEPDTGIFRLPVDRVFTIRGFGTVVTGTLRSGQVSVADTVQMLPGTVTAKVRGLQVHNAAVTTAEAGQRTAINLQGLEKTDILRGQVLVHPDTMKTTLRVDTFLEYLPPDKKKLVHRSLVRLHTGTSETMARVLLMDQEELRPGEKAYAQFFTSEPVVVMAGDHFVIRSYSPITTLGGGLVVDPLPRKHKRNDPAILESFEQLQHGSEEEKTIAIIERAGPAGVPLALLVVRTGIPSTKLKKILDALLSRHALILLDKDNLTVVSASFHSELQQKILQELSAYHKKYPLKEGSLKEELRSVLGRHVPVRLYLSAVQALERTGKIVLDREIIRLADHSVQLQEDLAELREALNRLYLEAGLTPPTMREVMEHYAAKKDSARKVMDVMLRDGVLVKISEELYFHSESLQKLRENYKKLLLKEGKATPASFRELTGLSRKFIIPLMEYFDLTKLTIRAGEQRLLREK; translated from the coding sequence ATGAAACACATTGTTCTGGGCACGGCCGGTCACGTCGATCACGGAAAGACGGCGCTTATCAAGGCGTTGACCGGGGTGGATACCGACCGACTCAAGGAGGAGAAGGAGCGGGGCATCACCATCGAACTGGGGTTTGCCTCTCTGCGCCTCAGCAGCGGCCGTGTCTGCGGCGTCGTTGATGTTCCGGGCCACGAACGGTTCGTCAAAAACATGGTGGCCGGGGCTGCGGGCATCGACATGGTCCTGATGGTCATTGCCGCCGATGAAGGCGTTATGCCGCAAACCCGGGAGCATCTGCAGATCTGTTCCCTCCTCAACATCCGCAAGGGACTCGTGGCGCTGACCAAGATCGATCTCGTCGATCGGGACTGGCTGGAGCTTATCCAGGAAGACCTGGCCGATTTTCTGAAAGGCTCGTTTCTCGAAGGCGCTCCCGTTATCCCCGTATCCGCTCAGACCGGCGAAGGCCTGCCGGATCTCCTGGCCGCCCTGGAACGGGTGGCCGCCGGAATTGAAGAGGAACCGGATACCGGGATTTTCCGGCTCCCTGTGGATCGGGTTTTCACCATCCGTGGATTCGGGACTGTCGTGACCGGGACGTTGCGGTCCGGCCAGGTCAGTGTGGCGGACACCGTACAGATGCTTCCGGGAACCGTAACCGCGAAAGTGCGGGGGCTTCAGGTCCATAATGCCGCGGTGACGACGGCGGAAGCCGGTCAGAGAACAGCCATCAATCTGCAGGGACTGGAGAAGACGGACATCTTGAGAGGGCAGGTTCTGGTTCACCCGGATACCATGAAGACCACGCTGCGGGTCGACACCTTTCTGGAATACCTCCCGCCCGATAAGAAAAAATTGGTGCACCGCTCCCTGGTGCGGCTCCATACCGGAACAAGTGAGACCATGGCCAGAGTCCTGCTGATGGACCAGGAGGAACTCCGGCCGGGCGAGAAGGCCTACGCCCAGTTCTTTACGTCGGAACCGGTGGTCGTCATGGCCGGCGACCATTTCGTCATCCGCAGCTATTCCCCCATCACCACGCTGGGCGGCGGTCTCGTCGTGGATCCCCTGCCGCGGAAACATAAACGGAATGACCCGGCCATCCTGGAGTCCTTCGAGCAGCTTCAGCACGGCAGCGAAGAGGAAAAAACCATCGCCATCATTGAACGGGCCGGTCCGGCAGGCGTTCCGCTTGCCCTGCTGGTCGTTCGCACGGGGATCCCTTCAACGAAGCTGAAAAAAATTCTGGATGCTCTTCTTTCGCGGCATGCCCTCATCCTTCTGGACAAGGACAATCTCACGGTTGTGTCGGCCTCGTTCCATTCGGAGCTCCAGCAGAAGATCCTTCAGGAATTAAGCGCATACCATAAAAAATATCCACTGAAGGAAGGCTCCCTCAAGGAAGAACTGCGTTCCGTTCTGGGGCGTCATGTCCCGGTGCGGCTTTACCTCTCTGCCGTCCAGGCGCTGGAAAGGACGGGAAAAATCGTTCTGGACCGGGAGATCATCCGCCTTGCGGATCACTCGGTTCAGCTCCAGGAAGACCTGGCGGAACTGCGGGAGGCCTTGAATCGTCTTTATCTGGAGGCGGGCCTGACGCCGCCGACGATGCGGGAAGTGATGGAACACTACGCCGCTAAAAAGGATTCGGCGCGCAAGGTCATGGATGTCATGCTCCGGGACGGCGTCCTGGTCAAAATCAGTGAAGAGCTCTATTTCCATTCGGAGAGTCTGCAGAAGCTCCGGGAGAATTACAAAAAACTTCTCCTTAAGGAAGGCAAGGCAACGCCTGCCAGTTTTCGGGAATTGACGGGACTGTCCCGGAAATTCATCATCCCGCTGATGGAATATTTCGATCTGACGAAACTCACGATCCGGGCAGGGGAGCAGCGGCTCCTGCGGGAAAAATAA
- a CDS encoding tRNA lysidine(34) synthetase, translated as MPEVKRTKLFYHLKKWLEKAVMDYRMIEEGDRVLVGVSGGADSLALLDLLNTPMVFVPEFSLVAVYVDPGFEPDSAGYDRLERYLKTEGYDYVLEKTDIGPLSHSDYNKKNPCFLCSRLRRKRLFEIAGEKGCNRVALAHHQDDLIETLLINMFYGREISTMMPDQPIFGGSMHIIRPLAYLREELIKKYSREREFPIIESSCPTGPVSRRRYIKDLLNQLERDNKDIRANLFKAMSHVKMDYLPVLPALRQPVSGKREMALTDCGMDR; from the coding sequence GTGCCGGAAGTAAAGAGAACAAAACTGTTTTATCACCTCAAAAAATGGCTTGAAAAGGCCGTGATGGATTACCGGATGATTGAGGAGGGAGACCGGGTCCTCGTCGGCGTATCCGGTGGGGCGGACAGTCTGGCCCTGCTGGATCTGCTCAATACGCCCATGGTTTTTGTCCCGGAATTTTCCCTTGTCGCCGTCTATGTCGACCCGGGATTTGAACCGGATTCGGCGGGTTATGATCGACTGGAAAGATATTTAAAAACGGAGGGGTACGATTATGTCCTGGAGAAGACGGATATCGGTCCCCTCTCCCACAGCGATTACAACAAAAAGAATCCCTGTTTCCTCTGTTCACGACTGCGGAGGAAACGGCTTTTCGAGATTGCCGGGGAGAAAGGCTGCAACCGGGTCGCTCTGGCCCATCACCAGGATGATCTCATTGAAACACTGCTGATCAACATGTTTTATGGCCGGGAAATCAGCACCATGATGCCCGATCAGCCCATTTTCGGCGGATCAATGCACATTATCCGCCCCCTTGCCTATCTCCGGGAGGAACTGATCAAGAAATACAGCCGGGAGCGGGAATTCCCGATCATCGAATCTTCCTGCCCCACCGGCCCCGTTTCCCGCAGACGCTACATCAAAGACCTGCTGAATCAACTGGAGCGGGACAACAAGGACATTCGTGCCAATCTTTTCAAGGCGATGAGTCACGTCAAGATGGATTATCTGCCCGTTCTCCCTGCCTTACGGCAACCGGTTTCAGGAAAAAGGGAAATGGCGCTTACAGACTGCGGCATGGATCGATAA
- the smpB gene encoding SsrA-binding protein SmpB — MAKKDKSEKIICTNKTARINYFIEDTYEAGIVLVGTEVKALRDGKGNLKDSYISVKNEEIFLYGMHIGFYSHGNRLNHEPERVRKLLMHKREIKRLYGKSREKGFTLIPLKVYFKDSRIKVEIGVGRGKKLYDKREDIKLKEDQRAMERGLRSRSRE; from the coding sequence GTGGCAAAGAAGGACAAGTCAGAAAAAATCATCTGCACGAACAAAACGGCCAGGATCAATTATTTTATTGAGGATACCTATGAAGCCGGGATTGTGCTGGTGGGAACGGAAGTGAAAGCCCTGCGGGACGGCAAGGGAAATCTGAAAGACAGCTATATCTCCGTAAAGAATGAGGAAATATTTCTTTACGGAATGCATATCGGCTTCTATTCCCATGGCAATCGGCTGAATCACGAACCGGAACGGGTGCGCAAGCTGCTCATGCATAAACGGGAAATCAAGCGGCTTTACGGGAAATCGCGGGAAAAGGGATTTACCTTGATTCCCTTGAAAGTTTACTTCAAAGACAGCCGGATCAAGGTGGAAATCGGAGTCGGCCGGGGAAAGAAACTCTACGATAAAAGAGAGGACATCAAGTTGAAGGAGGATCAACGGGCCATGGAGCGCGGCTTGCGGAGCCGCAGCAGGGAATAG
- a CDS encoding type II toxin-antitoxin system RelE family toxin, whose protein sequence is MSYKVLWHTKALDSLRELDKPVRKRIFDKINDYVAQDPTNLGKPLKDNLSGFWHYRFGDYRVIYTVDLEKQVITVLEAGHRKDIYK, encoded by the coding sequence TTGAGTTATAAGGTTCTTTGGCATACGAAAGCCCTTGACAGCCTCAGGGAGCTTGACAAGCCCGTTCGGAAGCGAATCTTCGATAAGATCAACGATTATGTTGCTCAAGATCCTACAAACCTTGGGAAGCCCTTAAAGGATAATTTGTCTGGATTCTGGCATTATCGTTTTGGAGATTATCGGGTTATTTATACCGTTGATCTTGAAAAGCAGGTGATAACAGTACTGGAAGCTGGACACCGCAAAGATATTTACAAATGA
- the relB gene encoding type II toxin-antitoxin system RelB family antitoxin: MRTKGNISNFSIRLPEELLARLNHLAEVTHRPKSYYIVEAIKEHLEEMEDYYLAAERLADRNAEYLTSEEAAKYLEL; encoded by the coding sequence ATGCGTACAAAAGGGAATATATCCAATTTCAGCATCAGATTGCCGGAAGAATTGCTTGCCAGACTCAACCATCTGGCTGAAGTTACCCACCGGCCAAAATCTTATTATATCGTTGAGGCGATCAAAGAACACCTTGAAGAAATGGAAGATTACTATTTGGCCGCGGAACGTCTAGCGGACCGGAACGCCGAATATCTGACTTCAGAGGAGGCGGCTAAATACCTTGAGTTATAA
- a CDS encoding class I adenylate-forming enzyme family protein: protein MGTERKFNVIPTLIKRNAMLYPDRAALIEAEGDRVFSYAAIKDRANRMGNALYALGLKKGDRVAILGQNSMEYAESAFYVLNAGFIFVVCNFRLAPPEMAAILTDSEPTVLMVQDQYVELAQQIKESIPSIKHTIYFGAPGKKPEGWLEFEEMIQNASPAELEVEVFEDDIAFLMYTSGTTGLPKGVMQTHGNLVHAGRVCSRANDITMDDRTFIVCPMYHITAYYNMFGGFYVACPAYIFTKWDVDLFLSSTEKFKLTCGMLATPMVMMILDYPDYKKYDISSWKSLWFAGAGIIPETFKKFIDTFGLILGEHHGTTENTGLTCYLSRRDIKDALERGDTAIYESCGRSGWDMEVLIVDENGKQVPPGVPGEMIVRGPGNSLGYWRKEAETKKAFRGEWFHTEDVCTVDALGYIRMVDRLKDMIITGGENVYPIEVEKVLNSNPAIKESCVIGTPHPTWGEAVTAVVVLNQGASIEPAEVTEYCKGKVAGYKVPKIVHIVPELPRNAAGKILKRDLREQFGK, encoded by the coding sequence ATGGGAACAGAAAGAAAGTTTAATGTCATTCCAACGTTGATCAAAAGAAATGCGATGCTGTATCCCGATCGTGCGGCGCTCATCGAGGCGGAAGGCGACCGGGTATTCAGCTACGCCGCCATCAAAGACCGGGCGAACCGGATGGGAAATGCCTTGTATGCCCTCGGGCTGAAAAAGGGAGACAGGGTTGCCATCCTGGGTCAAAACAGTATGGAGTACGCGGAATCCGCATTCTACGTCCTCAATGCAGGCTTCATCTTCGTCGTCTGTAATTTCAGATTGGCGCCGCCGGAAATGGCGGCGATACTAACGGATTCAGAACCAACCGTTCTTATGGTCCAGGATCAGTATGTCGAATTGGCCCAGCAGATTAAAGAATCTATCCCCTCAATCAAACACACCATCTATTTCGGGGCGCCTGGTAAGAAACCCGAAGGATGGCTTGAGTTTGAGGAAATGATTCAAAACGCTTCTCCGGCTGAACTGGAAGTAGAAGTCTTTGAAGATGATATCGCCTTTCTCATGTATACGAGCGGGACGACGGGGCTTCCCAAGGGGGTCATGCAGACCCATGGGAATCTTGTCCATGCCGGCCGCGTCTGTTCCCGAGCCAACGATATCACCATGGACGACCGTACGTTTATCGTCTGTCCCATGTACCACATTACGGCGTACTACAATATGTTCGGCGGTTTTTATGTCGCATGTCCTGCCTATATCTTCACGAAGTGGGATGTGGACCTCTTCCTGTCATCCACGGAAAAGTTCAAATTGACGTGCGGGATGCTGGCCACGCCGATGGTCATGATGATCCTCGATTACCCCGATTACAAAAAATATGACATCTCAAGCTGGAAATCCCTGTGGTTTGCCGGTGCAGGCATCATCCCCGAAACTTTTAAGAAGTTCATCGATACCTTCGGCCTTATTCTGGGAGAACACCACGGAACGACTGAAAATACAGGCCTTACCTGCTATTTGTCCCGTCGAGACATCAAGGACGCCTTAGAAAGAGGGGATACCGCCATCTATGAATCATGCGGAAGGTCGGGCTGGGACATGGAGGTTCTCATTGTCGACGAAAACGGCAAGCAGGTGCCCCCGGGCGTTCCGGGTGAAATGATTGTCAGGGGTCCCGGCAACAGTCTCGGCTACTGGAGAAAGGAGGCGGAAACAAAGAAGGCCTTCCGGGGAGAGTGGTTCCACACGGAAGACGTTTGTACGGTTGATGCCCTTGGCTACATCCGCATGGTCGACCGACTGAAGGACATGATCATCACCGGCGGTGAAAATGTCTACCCGATAGAGGTAGAGAAGGTATTGAACTCAAACCCGGCAATCAAGGAATCCTGCGTCATCGGCACACCGCACCCGACATGGGGTGAAGCTGTGACGGCCGTCGTCGTTCTCAACCAAGGGGCATCCATTGAGCCGGCCGAGGTAACAGAATATTGCAAGGGCAAAGTCGCAGGGTACAAGGTGCCGAAGATCGTCCATATCGTACCGGAACTGCCTCGCAATGCGGCAGGAAAGATCCTGAAGAGAGACTTGCGGGAGCAATTCGGAAAATGA
- a CDS encoding acetate uptake transporter family protein: protein MSDQHGAGWANPMPAGLTALAIAVFIFYAVLTGKVNAAEARAVAGMWLIGGFFVQVIVGVIELRLGSSSGGNTFTWFSAYFMLVTGSVWIFQYFAGINGWHYDHHIAGWAWCAITLVLFAEFPAFAKTMPLTVFILICFMNFSLPLITGIFLGILDPKVYGPIAGNMAGIAGLFAIYSAAAVMNNTVFGKQIFPFPGPIIK from the coding sequence ATGTCAGATCAGCATGGCGCAGGATGGGCGAATCCAATGCCCGCCGGATTAACCGCTCTGGCGATTGCCGTTTTTATTTTCTATGCGGTGTTAACCGGAAAAGTAAATGCAGCAGAAGCCAGGGCCGTTGCGGGTATGTGGTTGATAGGCGGTTTCTTCGTACAAGTGATTGTCGGGGTTATAGAGTTGAGACTGGGCAGTTCTTCCGGTGGAAATACCTTCACCTGGTTCAGTGCCTACTTCATGTTGGTAACCGGTTCCGTCTGGATTTTTCAATATTTTGCCGGGATAAACGGCTGGCATTACGATCACCATATCGCCGGATGGGCCTGGTGTGCCATTACTTTGGTCTTGTTCGCGGAATTTCCCGCCTTCGCCAAGACCATGCCGTTAACCGTGTTTATTTTAATCTGTTTCATGAATTTCTCTCTGCCGTTAATTACCGGCATATTCCTGGGCATTCTGGACCCCAAGGTATACGGACCGATCGCCGGCAATATGGCTGGAATAGCCGGGCTATTCGCCATTTACTCAGCAGCGGCGGTAATGAATAACACGGTGTTTGGCAAACAGATATTTCCCTTTCCAGGTCCGATCATCAAGTAA
- a CDS encoding M24 family metallopeptidase, with protein MVKSLDVCDFTPREELEKRLNALRSRMANQGISFAVILQNVDLFYFTGTVQKGVLVVPADGSPVFFVKKSISRALYESPLEITPIRKPKDIRDVLREKNMLKGTGAMELDVVPVLLFEQWKSILGYEQMADISPLVKQVRVIKSEFEIKQILKSGEIVSHVFRKAKDLVREGRPEVEIEADLVAEGRRIGHQGLIRMRGFNQEMICCLVTQGYSSTVASWVDVPIAGFGLSPAIGQGSSANTVKRGIPVIIDYGGGYNGYVTDETRVYVVGEMKGTFRNAYEVARDVLHDIKDFAKEGVDVVEVYARIFDRVKKAGLEEYFMGHGEGQVAFIGHGFGLELNELPVITASHKTVLKEGMVMAIEPKFIIPNEGAIGIEADFVVRKDGLQRIVGTPLDLVTIPDAIPRSKGRVSAPVDLNRRTSLKYQN; from the coding sequence ATGGTCAAGAGCTTGGATGTCTGTGATTTTACACCCAGGGAAGAGCTGGAGAAGAGGCTGAATGCTTTAAGGAGTAGAATGGCAAATCAGGGTATCAGCTTTGCCGTTATTCTCCAGAACGTGGACCTCTTTTACTTTACCGGCACTGTGCAGAAGGGCGTGCTCGTTGTTCCCGCGGATGGGTCGCCTGTGTTCTTTGTTAAGAAGAGCATATCCCGGGCGCTCTATGAGTCACCCCTTGAGATCACACCGATTCGCAAGCCCAAAGACATCAGGGATGTCCTCAGGGAGAAGAATATGCTCAAGGGAACCGGGGCCATGGAACTCGACGTTGTTCCTGTACTCCTCTTCGAACAATGGAAATCCATCCTGGGCTATGAGCAGATGGCCGATATTTCCCCCCTTGTAAAGCAGGTGAGGGTGATCAAGAGCGAATTTGAGATCAAGCAGATTCTGAAATCAGGCGAAATCGTCTCCCATGTTTTTCGAAAGGCAAAGGATCTTGTGAGAGAAGGGCGGCCCGAGGTCGAGATCGAGGCAGACCTCGTCGCGGAGGGAAGGCGGATAGGCCATCAGGGATTAATACGCATGAGAGGATTCAATCAGGAGATGATATGCTGTTTGGTTACACAAGGCTATTCATCGACCGTTGCCTCCTGGGTTGATGTGCCGATTGCGGGGTTTGGCCTATCTCCGGCGATCGGGCAGGGGTCTTCCGCCAACACAGTGAAAAGGGGCATCCCTGTGATCATTGATTATGGCGGTGGATACAACGGCTATGTGACCGATGAAACACGGGTCTATGTCGTCGGTGAGATGAAAGGGACCTTCCGGAATGCCTATGAGGTCGCGCGGGATGTTCTCCATGATATCAAGGACTTCGCGAAAGAAGGCGTCGATGTGGTGGAGGTCTACGCCAGGATTTTCGACCGCGTGAAAAAGGCTGGACTGGAAGAGTATTTTATGGGGCATGGTGAAGGACAGGTGGCCTTTATTGGTCATGGATTCGGTCTCGAACTCAACGAACTTCCGGTCATCACGGCAAGCCACAAAACGGTGCTTAAAGAGGGAATGGTCATGGCCATTGAGCCTAAATTCATCATCCCCAACGAAGGAGCCATTGGCATAGAGGCCGATTTCGTTGTGCGCAAAGACGGGCTGCAAAGGATTGTGGGCACGCCTCTGGACCTCGTAACCATTCCGGATGCCATCCCCAGATCAAAAGGCCGCGTTTCAGCACCCGTGGATCTGAATCGTCGGACTTCATTGAAATACCAAAATTAA